CATCAGTGAACCACATCATTATTTATTCTCCCTTTGTGCTGTGTTGTTTGTAGCATATTTATTTATGTGCGACTGAAATATCTCTAAAACAGTTCTAAGTCCCATTGGGTGACTCTCCCATTGGAAAATCTCTTCTTATTGGTAATCTTACATTTGCATTTCTAGTTTGAAAGTAACAAGAAACTTGGACATGCCACTAGTTTAGTATTAAATATTTCCCCTTTATGTCCAGGTGTTTGTAATTTGAAGTGAAATTTCCCACATTCTGTGGGAAAAGAAACCACAATGTTTTTCTGGAAAActtaattttagaaaatgatattttttgcagtatttgaTTTCTGAGATATACTAAGAAGCAAAATAATTAGTAGGAAAATTGATATGGTAAATTATGACTGTATCTGCTGCTGATGACATAATTTTGTAGTTTACCATTTGAGTGCCACTGTATACAGAAGGAGAGTATGTCATGCAATTCATTCAGCCAATATGTTGTACCAGAACACTGATTTTTATGTCCAACACCATGAAGTTGTCTTAACAGTACTATTTGATATTCAGATTTCAGACAACTGGCCAGGATATAGTCTGGATTTGTTCACTTACCCTCAGCACTACTATGGAGATCTGGAATATGTCCTTATACCTCATGGCATTATTGTTGACAGGTATGTGTGGCTTCAGTGTTACTAAATAAAAACTTTGATCagaattattattgttttttataAAGCCTGTCGTCCACAAACAaggtatatataaaatatattataaaaatctTATATTATTAGTtataaaaatacttctatttATTTAATTGGCAAAGTCAAAAATGCTTGAAGGTCAGAAAGTGCTAGGGTTACACTTGCCTTTGCCGCTCTTTGCCTGATTTCTTTCACCTAATTTCTGATCTGGGCATTGAATGAGATGGGAGTTTTATAGGAAAGAATATAGGATCATGGTCATGCAGTGAAATTGGCATTGGAATGTAAGTGTATGGAGGGGCAGATCTGAATTTGGAAGGGCAAATACAAAGTATTCTATATTTAGTAATATTTGAGTTGTGCACTTGCATCCTAACTAGCTTGTGCTTTTaatataaaaaggagaaaaactatATTCAATTATGTACAACTTTGGCAACTCCCTAATACAAATCATTAGTATAGGATAACCTAATGGTTTCATACTGCACCATTGACTTCTGCCATTTAAACTGACAAGCACAAGAGAGAAGTGTGGAGTGGACTGTTTGGGTCCAGAAGCGAAATCTGGAGGATGGTTGTGGGAAAGCTTGAATGTCTCCCTTTCCGCACCTTGTAGTAGTTCCTGTGTGTTCTCAGTGTGCATCTGATGGTGCTTCAGCATTCGTGGTAGTTCAGCTCAGTGTTCATGCTCCGTTTTTATTCTGACATGCTGTTAAAGATCTTTTGAAAAGGTTACAAAACAGAAATGGTAATTTTTAACAGTGTATTTATTGCAAACATCTGAATTTCATGAGACATTTTCAGCCTGCGGTTTTCTACCTACCACATTTGAACAGCCGGTTGCAAGTATTGAAATTGTTGGAACTCCTTGAAAGAAGATCATAAACATCCGTCATAAGGAAGAGTAGTGACTCCTGTATTTGTTTTGAAACACAAGCTTTCTTTCATTGCCTTTTCAGTTAACATTGTGTGGAATTTTTCAACTCTTCTGGTTGGGGTCAACTGACTCTTAAttcctctttttaaataaatatgttacAACTTCAAAACTTGTTACAACAATCAGAACATCCATTCTCATTGAAAGCACTAAACTTATTCAAAGAGCTATCAAACAACTTTCCAGAAAGAGAGTTCACCAAAAATTGTCCCCTAAGCTGTTTTCCCCCAAAACATCAGAtggcatttttcagttttctattgAAACTTGCTTTACGTCGGCTATATCATAAGTTGTATTTGGTGTATGCCAGAAATGGAAGACTGACCCTAAACTAATGACTGGTATGTTTAAGAACGTGgtatttttaaagttcatttttCCAGAAATGTCAACTACCTTGTTCTTTAGAAATCAAAGCCACTTAAGATGATCCCTTTTCTATAACTGGAGAATTAATGCATTTAAGGTTAACCAGTTTGATCACCCTACATTGTGAACTTGATTAAAAACACATTCCAGTCAAATCAAGAAACTTGAGCAGACTGTAGGTCAAGCTAAATACTCATTCTGATGTTTCTTTGTAACCACAGGGGAAGCATATTATGAACTTGGAGAATCCGCATCTAATGTTATTTTATCCTTAATTTTTACTTCAGGACAGAACGATTGGCCAAAGATATTATGCAAGACATTGGAGACAATGATATTGTGGTTCTCTGTGTACTCAAAGGTGGCTACAAGTTCTGTGCTGACCTTGTGGAGCACATTAAAAATCTCAGCAGAAATTCAGAAAGGTTCATCTCCATGAAAGTCGATTTTGTTAGACTGAAAAGTTACCACGTAAGTCAACAACTTATTTATGTAGATTCTAGTTCTATTATCATAATAAATAGTAGACTTCTGTAGtgggaagtaaaaaaaaatcttttagattATAAGGAAAtcaatgtgaaattaaaaaaaaatacctgagGGTTTTTTCAAAATATTCGTGTCCCTTTATGCTTTATGAATAACGTGAGTGATGATATGAGGCATCCTCAAGCTGTAGtttttcatttaatctgtcttCACTTTTGGACAGAAAATTAGTCAAATTTCCATCACGTAAAATGTCTGCATGTTGTTTGTTCTCAAAATCCTCAGCAGTCCTGTCAAGTTTATTTCACGTTACTTCATTTGCCACCTCCCCTCATAGTTATGTTTAACATAACTGAAAGATGAGGGTAACCTGTCTTATTCTGAATGTTTAATactaattaaattaaatgttttattcttCATAATATGCAGTATACATAATAGCAGAGTATACCACTAGATGATGATAGTGCtttataataaaatgaaataagtcATTGAACCAAATCCAGCACTGAGGTAAAAGTCAAGACTTTTTGTTATCTTCAGAGGAAATTATATAATAATGATTCATTTGTTTCAGTGAGGCAATGATAGTGAGAAGAGTTGCCTCTTTTTAGAAAGATTGGTTACAATTTTTGTTTGTATAAGCTACATTTATTTTCTACCTTTTATTCCCCAATGAAGACTGAGAGAGCATTTCTAGAAGTAAGTTGTCCTAGAAATGTCCAAGGAAGTACACCAAATATAGGTAGTGATAATAAGCTTTCTCTTTGACCATGAATGCAACCTGCTGAGTTTGGTGGCTCCTACGATAACTCTAcctcctttccacagaaagaGGTTGGTGGGTTGGCATTTTGCTCCAAAGCCAGCGACCATAACCTTTTCCTAACTTTCACAAATCCATCCTACATTTTTTCCATCATGGGAGAGAACTAGATGAGAGCCTTTTGTAGCCATTTGATAAAGATTTGGTCCTGGGACTTCTCTTTCAAGAACTGGTCTGGTCTGTGAAGGACACGTGCAATACAACAATTGCACTGTTTCTAGCTATTTAGCAGTATGAAAAAAGAACTAATCAATAAAGTAAAGTACATATCTGTCTCACATATAGATGTGTGTaaattatatttgatttttttttggtgtggtAATGTTAGCCCTTCTATTTTATAACAACGCTTTGCTAATGGTAGGATTATTTAAAATGGTTTTTACTTTGCACCTGTCATTCTAGGTAATGTGCATGCTTTTCCTATTAGGTTGTCTTTTATCCAGTGTGAAGATACCCCAATTTTGTAAAGTTATTTTCCTTGGTGACAAGCCAAATCTTATTAGCAATACTACTTCATAACCAATGAGTGGCAGGAGATGTATACCATAACATTGTGGAAATCTCCCCATCATTTTTTAGGAAATAAAGTAAATGTATACTATATAAAGCTGAAACTGCAGTGAAAATTTTGTTATGCTGGAGGTAATTACTAAATCCTAGATAATCCTAGCATTTAATGGCTGTGGATATTCTGTATCTTAGCCTCATGCTTCAGTGAGAAGGTAATTGCTTCCCCAGAACTAGGGGGTTCGGGAACTAACAGAAACTAGCTTGCAGCTAgtttataaaaaagaaatcctcttttttttGGTAAGTGCTTCCAAACAGGTGTCATGTATCTAGAGACTAGAACTGTACTTGAGTTAGTGCTGAATATGGAACCTTGAACAGTGCTTGGTTTCTGCCTGGTCTTGAGAAGCTGGGTGACACTTCAGTATAAATTTGAAATAACATTAATATTGGTGGAGTCATTCAAAGAGTGATAGTTAAAAATAGTGCTGACTAAAGTACCACTATCACTGTCTGCCATCCTTTGGGTTTTGCGTTATCATTTTGTTGTGTCCTGTCCATTTGGAGACAAGGATAGGTTCTCTAAAATTTGAGATCATAGCCCTGTGCAACATAGATGTGATCACAACACTTACGTGAGCAACAAGCTTTTATTAGTTTGAGTGACCCTGTATCCCAGCCTTACGTGAGACTCTGAAATCCCCCATGTCAGTTTATTCTGTAATAGCACGCCTCTCACAGTGTTTTTAAGCTTTAACAACAGGCAAATATTTACATTCTGAGACGTAAGGCTCTACTCAGAGTCTTGGAGCATTACCTTCTCTGTGTCTTTCCCTCCGCTTGCTTTTTCTGTTCCACCTTCTATTAGGACTTGTTATTATTCTCtacccatttttctctctttttatccCTCTCTCTTTTTACAGACACTGTTCTTCTCACAtaatttctcctgcttcctttTACTAActgttctctgtttctctcctaAAGGGAGTCCTGCTGCTCTCAATACATTTCCTTCAGATAtgtctccctccccctcccccggctGTCTAAATCCAACAACTAACTGCAGCTCAGACTGGTGGGATTTTTGAATTGGCTCATTCCAACTTCAGTACCAAAAGGTTAGTCGATGTTTTTGAGGCTGTAACTGAAAGTGGGATTTCTTGGTTTAATTGTGTTGGAAAAATGACCTCTAATTAGGATCCAAACTCTGATCTTAGCATCAGTGAAAGCACATCTTAACTATGACATATCAGCaaaaaatgtcatattttgaTGTCTGGCATACAGAGATGATTGCCGTTCAAATAAAAGGGGATTGCAAATCAGTCCAGCTTTACAGGGCTCTTTGTTTTTCAAACCTGTCGTATTCCAGAATTTAGacagttttttaaataaaatcttcagaTCTGCTTTCATATTAAGTAGCTGGAAGTTGGGCATATAAATTCTTTTTTAGACTTTAGACTCTAGACATTGAactgtgttttccatttctttagggtttttttgctagAACGATAATAtgatacagaagagaaagaattaaGAAATTTATACATGTAGACAGAAACTTATATGCTTAGGTTTAgatcagtaaagaaaaaaataggtgtGCCTAGTTATAAGCACAGTTTATATCTGGATCTGTAAATCGAGAAATATACCATCTACAAAGGAACACTTGATTACATGTCAAAACTTGTGTTGTGAAAGCTTCTTAATCAGTaagaatgacatttaaaaaattatgaaatggAAAAGAATCATGGTTGGAAAATATGCGGAATGGTATCCTCCATGTAATTATGATAAGCTCTTTGAAGAATGCGGTTTCTTGTAGACTTACAGGTTGTGTGGCATAGTTTTTCTCCTGTTAATTTTATGCATTTGAATGATTATCAGAAATTCAAAATAAGGAGATTATTTAAGTGGGCATTTGATTAGAGACTATATGATGACTTTTCAAGCACAACAGGCAAATTAGAAGAAAGGTCCAAGGTGAAGgaaaaaaggtgatttttaagaaataaacagattttaaagtAGCATGTAGACTTAGGTGCAAGGGTCAGGAAGTAGACGAAGGGGAAAATAACATCCAGTGATAGTGATTTGAATGAGAAGCAGCTTAGTTTTAAGAGGCAGACaggagaaaatattcttttttgaaTGGACTGGTGAGTACGAGGCAACAAGTCTTGTGACTAGACAAGGTAGCACTACAATAGTCCTCATGTGAAATATGACGACGGTGTGGATAAGCTGCATGCCAAGATTTAGGGGAAAAATGTATTCTGGAAACACTAATCTAGAATTAGATAGAATTCTGATAGCATTTGGCAGCATCTTAGATACTAAGTTATAGATGGGGTTTGAATACAGCACAGGTTAGGAACAGCGGAATTAAGAAATTTTTTAGTTTAAAACTGGAAGAATAAAATTTAATATATTCAATTTTCACCatactaatttttttcctgagtggTAACTCATCCACAATGAATCAGAGCTCTGAAATTGAAAAGAAGGTGAGAGTTTGAGGTTCACAgaagaatttgaaaatattttcagaaacataGTAGTCTGAAGTCCATGATGAAAAGTAGTGGAAGAAGATGATGGGCTTGGGAATGTAACCCAAGGAAAATATGACACCAGCAGGAGAGGTAAGAATCATGGATCCAGAAAATCTTTAATATGTTTGTGATATTAATAACTTCAGTTGATTAAAGAACTAATTAAGAAGAATCCAGAGGGAAGTacagcagaggaagcaggagagTGTTTTACCAGAGTGATCACAGACTAATGGAGAAGACTAGACAAGTAAGTGTGTTTGAGGATGAGGGAAAGAGGGAGTGAACAAAGGAATGAAAGAAGACGGGTGGCAGAAACAGAAGGCTAAAGGAAATCTCTTTTATTAAAAGACCATAGTATGAAATCACCCAAATCTTAGACTTTGTGTAAGCTGATAGAGCATGAAGTGAAGGTGAATGTGTTTGTATCAGTTTCCTTCTGTAAAGTACATCCTGAACAATAATAAGAGCTTCTCCTTTTTCAGTGCAGAAGAGAGAATTTGAGACAAACTAATAAAGGTAAAAGTTGAGTTAGAACTTGAGACAGGAGAGGACATTCTCACTTACCAAGTCTAATCTCCTACTAATAGATTCAGCAACATCACTTAGTCCTTTTCCAAGCCAAATGTGGTCTTTAAACCAAAGCTCAGTTTGAAATGGAATTGGAAAAATTCAGTAAAGGAGCAGAGGAAGTATACAGAGTCTGTAGACTTTCTGGAGGAGTTCTCAGCAGCCTGTCAGTAGAAGATAAAGTAGATGTGTGAGAATTAACATTTCTTTAGTGGACTTTGATGGAAGCTAAAATTGGAGGTTGGTATGATAGAAAAATACCACATATTTTTATTAAGCAGACCAGTGTGCTTTCTATGTGCATAGTTACTTGTTCTTGTGAAAATTTTAGTATTCCCATATCATTAGCTGTAGCTGTCTATTTAATACTTGTAATCCATGCATGATGCAAAATAAGTACGGTAATAAACCTTGAATTTGGGGGAAGGGCAGATGAATCTCAGTGGCATACTTTTGCAGTGAAAACCGTGGTGATTTAATCTAGCAGAGAGATAGAGTTTTGCTTTTCCTTAAGGCTTCAATGTTTTCTTTCGTTATTCTTGTATGGACTAAAATGCCAGAAAATTAGTATTCATCTGTGTTATTCTGTAACTGTGTGCATCTGAAAAAGGTCAGCAGACGAACTGTGATATTCAGATTATACCTCTTCGTTGTAAATTCCATTTTGAGTGCAGATTATTACAGAATATTGCTGTATTTTCTATCTAGTACCTGAACTGTGGATCCTAGAAGTGCATTTTTCGTCTTCTGATGCCAGGAATATATTGTTAAAAATTATcctgaaaaatatgaatgaaCTTCAAAGGAATGTTGCTTGCTAATCACACAGAGGAAACTTGTAGAGGATTGCATACTGAGCCAAATTATATAATCCTTTAAAATTAATACATTATTTATGGTTTTCAGAAcataagtaatttaaaaaatgtgaccTCTGAATTGTAGTCCATGCACAATGGTTACATTGATGTCTGTTCACAAACAAATACATTGACATGATCTGTTTCTTCTTCAGCCTCCAGTtgtttgaaatatatttacaACTGTTGATTATTAATCTTGGCATAAACAG
This Dromaius novaehollandiae isolate bDroNov1 chromosome 2, bDroNov1.hap1, whole genome shotgun sequence DNA region includes the following protein-coding sequences:
- the PRTFDC1 gene encoding phosphoribosyltransferase domain-containing protein 1 isoform X2; its protein translation is MAGQGGSGAAAQGGGGRGVVISDNWPGYSLDLFTYPQHYYGDLEYVLIPHGIIVDRTERLAKDIMQDIGDNDIVVLCVLKGGYKFCADLVEHIKNLSRNSERFISMKVDFVRLKSYHNDQSMQDMQITGGDDLSKLTGKNVLIVEDIVGTGRTMKVLLNNIEKYKPKMIKVASLLVKRTSRPDGYRPDSHMRYQ